Within the Plasmodium relictum strain SGS1 genome assembly, chromosome: 12 genome, the region aaaaaaaataaataattatatagaaTAATTAAGTATTTTGACATACATAATTATATcactttgtttttttatcctATGTAcatgtatttttaaaattattttctaattaGAGAGAGAATAAAAATAGGTTTCTAAAGTTAGAAAGTCAAATTATAGAATTAGACTTAGAAATATCTTCAAAAGagtaataagaataaaaataacataaaagggcattacataaaataatattttaataaaaatatacattatcgcatttttttaaatttttattatccttctttattttatcaaaCTTCCACTTAATCTCTTTTTAgcaaagaaataaaaaagttgtCATCAATTTTAAATGATGTTCAACAAAAgcatgaaataaaaaaattagaatatgaacagaaaattaaaaatttaataaaagaaaatgaagaaacgaacagaaaaaataaagtattaaaatatatttaattaataaatactttcataaagaaatttaactctatttaatatatttatatataatattttttttttttttttttgttaaattttaattaaaattactaGGAAGTAGTTAAtgacttaataaatgaaagtaACAATCTAGCattgaataatttaaagaataaacTTAAGTTGCAACAGCaagttaattaaaaatatttttaaaaattaaaaaattgtatttcAAGAGATAatgttttatattaatttagatacattttttttttttttttagcttttaataatatatttattttatataatatatactaTAATATTTAGGAATACAATAAATTAGAAgaagaatatttaaatttaaaaaaaagcacTAATAAAACGTCAaacaaaaaatgtatatCTACAGAGTATACTAAGAATCATAATAGCAAAGTTTCatacaaaatttaaaatatattttgaagCAATTTAAGTCTTATTaatcttaaaaatatattaacataTTAATGAACTCTTTGATATACACATGTgaataaatatacaaattaaTTATTCAAATAAGAATTGATAAGAAAAAGATAcatatattctttaaaaaaaaggataattgtttaaataataaaaattatatcaaaTAAACAGCatgttatttaaaagaaaaaaaaaaaaaaaatttagcaAAGTACCATTCAATActtaaaaagatataatttgtttaagaattatatttgataaatgaaaaaatgaaaaacaaataatttataaaagaaaaaattttagtacataaaaataacatgaaaaaataaaatatacgatgcaataaaattaaaaataataaatttaattaaaaatatatttctatcTCCTCTatacaataattttataatttttttatatatagtaGAATAGtaaaagttatatatatatatatatatatatgttttattttagttttattctatatatataaatgcttttttgttttaaatgtaagattttcataatttaataatgaaattgaaaattttaaattttttcattttttttaatttaatgttGCATTTTTATACTTTAAAGATAAGAtgtattaaaaacaaaattaattcacattttctatattacattaaaaaaggtaattatttaaaaacaaataataagttctattatgtaaaaacaaaaaaaaatgtttcaGATAACAAATTTAAtctaaatgaaaaaaaggaagatGATATTATAccatttataaataattcaaagaataaaaatatttttcgaaataaatataattatataccATCACTAGACGAAGTAAAAGAAGACATTGAGAATTTTAAGAAAGAAAAATCTTTCTATTTTACTGAACATAGTATACttgaattaataaatatagaagATAACATCATTGTAATAAATATTGAAGGAAAGTTTTTTGAAGATATTAATGTAGTATTTTCagaaataacaaaatatcTATTGGATAAATATATTGGTATTTTAGGTATTCATccatataatataaaatcattgaatattaaaaatgaaatttaaaagataaatttcAGAGTTAGTTAactttgcttttttttttttttaaatgtataattttacatttttatagaaaatttCTACTTTTTCAAAAACTGTCTTCTTCATATGTCTTTctttaactttttatttttacattattttattttattatttttttttttttttttttttttgttttatttgaaaaactGTCCAATTTTAATTGTTAATTGAAACAATTTATTTTcgtaatagaaaaaaaaagaaatttatttattgataatttaaattcattttaactctttctatttttatattataatatatatatgaaagaattttcaatatttatataaatataagttTATACTTGTAAAGAACAAactcaaaaagaaaaaaaaaatatatcaatgaaattttatttgatagtaataaaaatggaTAAGCATAAATATACAGttttgtaataataataaataaaagaaaaaaaaattataagacttaaaaaattaacaataaaatataataaacatatgtaaataatatactacatcttttttttttttagttattaCATTGTGCTAAAAttgtattattaaaaagttttcttattaaaaattttcaaattatctaaataagatacttaaaatatttaatagttcatttttattttatttcatttacatATCATAATTATCGTTTACATCTTTGTCTTCTCCATATTGAATTATCATATCTAttgaatttattataaaatcaACATTGTCATcatcataaatatttaatggCAAAAAGGAAACTAAATTAAAATCTTCAATGATATGTGCAAAagcattatttaatttataatatttttttgacaTACATTTATTAGCTCTTATAATAATATCATGCGGATCCAATGAAAgtatatcatttaatttttcaaaattttttttataaattttttcttcattttcctCAGATAGTGCACTACTACGTTCTGATGAACTGTTAATGGATGCAGCACTTTTTTCTGATATATTTGAAGAGGAATATCCAGATATACTTCTATTTTCATAATCAgaacataatatatattcgtctttaaatgattttttattatttacaaattctaattcatttaaaaatgaatcaCCATCATTACAATCTCCTATGTTATTTTGCATAtccttaaaattttttatttttttattaatctttttgtataattgtttttgaaaaaaaaagttgttattatttttaaattttctgaattcttcataataatttttacttgTCATTAGATCACATTTAGTTAATATGTTAATATGAGGTAGTTCAAAATTAATCATTGTTGAGAGACTAGTTAAATATGCAGATAATAATTTCGTATTGGAGCTTATAAAAGATATATCTATTAAAAACACAATAATTAATCTTATGTTTTGATTTgtgaatatatttaaaatttttttaaaatagtcAGTATGTGTATATAACTCTATTTGCCCAGGGGTAtcaataatgaaataattatcatcatcgtcataattatttaattcttcttctaatatatatgaattttcatataataattCAACACTTTTTAATAAAGCACAATTAGGTCCAAGCATATGTTCCTCCATTAGACTATTCACTTCAACATAATTTCTTATATCAATATCGTATATAGTATCATAAAAATCATTTAGCTCTTTTTCGATGCTATGTGTTGTATTAAATGacttcttttttctttcataatGATATTCTTCACTAGCACTATCTAGATTGATAACATaacaatttcttttttttattctcatGAATTCTTTCATTAATTTACAATAATTTGTTTTCCCACTTCCAGCTGGTCCTACTACCACTTGAccatatttcatttttataagaaattaaaaGGAAACAGATAAGTAATATAtcaataaaaagaaaaaaaaactgtctttgtaatgataataagtaattttattatatacttAAAACAATAACAAAATCCAAGaaatatattcaaaataatGTCATgtcaaatttaatttaaaaaataaaagaaaaattttaattacatttctctttttatataaatggcattttaaaaaacaaatatattaaatgttaaaaagataatgtaaaaattatcattttttctttttttttccccctaattttttatttgcatTTATTAAGTTAAAATTAGTAgtctaaaaaaattaacagtTATACTCTATTGTAGGTgctataatttattttttctttcaaattttatgaaatgttttaaaaaaattacattatttctgtatattttatttaaattttattttcttataaaatgataatgataaataatttatcataACTGTTAATTCGTTTGCTTTAGTTTTCCAAGAATATAAgcaataattaaaaatgtttaattttttttaaatcccttaaaaaaaaatttattaaaattataaatgtttTGTTACATTTcacttcatttattttaatcaagttttaaaatattaaaattaaaaaattatataaaaattaaaaaagaaaaaaaaaaaatttatgtaaattaaaaatgaacttttttattagaagTATCacaaaaagtatatataatatatatatacatgtatataataaaatatagaaaaataataaaaaaaaatatatataaatgaatacataaaaaaattcttaatagaataaaaaaataaaagcttAAATAAAACGTATGTTTAACTTATGTACAATTAGAAAttccataaaaaaaaaaaaacccaAAAAAATTTACCAAGATACATGAATAGCACCAATTAAATAAACAGtcaaaagaataaaaaataaattgattATAAGCCATAAAACTCCGCAAAATTTAGAATTACATTTAGTTAATTTAGCATATTTAAAAGCATCAGATTGGGTTGATGTTCTGATAATTAAATCTTCAAAAATATCAACCATGCTGTACATTTCATTTAATACACCTATAAAAgtcataataatttttaatggCCAATAatctaattcttttttaaaataagcaCATAGAACCCAAATAGATATAGTAACTGTAAGAAAAAGAACACAAAGAATTCTTAAAAATGCATTTTTtgcataaaatattaatactattaataataaaaaacataaaaatacaaCTGATATTATTAATGTCCATTTATCTAAATATGCCATCAACATAAAAAACATTCCATAAAAACACGATCCAATATATCCTGCTggcaaaattaaaaattgatTTCCTCCAATTGTGTTAGTGCAACCTCCATGATCTCTATTAACCTCTATGTTACAAGCAAAAAAGGTTggtataatattataaaattcaaTATGttaattgtaaaaaaaagaaaggaaATTTTAGGTATTCCAAAATATAACtattaaatgtatatttaa harbors:
- a CDS encoding nucleolar preribosomal associated cytoplasmic ATPase, putative, coding for MKYGQVVVGPAGSGKTNYCKLMKEFMRIKKRNCYVINLDSASEEYHYERKKKSFNTTHSIEKELNDFYDTIYDIDIRNYVEVNSLMEEHMLGPNCALLKSVELLYENSYILEEELNNYDDDDNYFIIDTPGQIELYTHTDYFKKILNIFTNQNIRLIIVFLIDISFISSNTKLLSAYLTSLSTMINFELPHINILTKCDLMTSKNYYEEFRKFKNNNNFFFQKQLYKKINKKIKNFKDMQNNIGDCNDGDSFLNELEFVNNKKSFKDEYILCSDYENRSISGYSSSNISEKSAASINSSSERSSALSEENEEKIYKKNFEKLNDILSLDPHDIIIRANKCMSKKYYKLNNAFAHIIEDFNLVSFLPLNIYDDDNVDFIINSIDMIIQYGEDKDVNDNYDM